AATATTATCAATCTCTTTAGTGTTAATCCTTTTGCACGTTGCTGCAACTTTCAAGGATTGGAATGGCTACAAGGAGCACATTGTGCAAAAATTAGAAAATACATACAACGCTAAAGTACGCATTGGAGGAAAAATCAAAGTTTCACTAATTACTCCAAAGCTCACTATTTATAACGTGTACATTCAGTCCAACAACAATAGAGAGCAAAAATTATCAGATTTGATTAGTATAAATAAAATTGAAGTAAGGCCATCTCTTCTACCGTTGTTTTTACTTTCGCTACAACCAAAGTCAATTACATTATTTGGTATGAAAAGCAGTAAAGAAAATTTTGTTAATATTACAAATGAAAAAGCCAGTAAGGTTGATATAATAATAAAAGACAGCCAAGTAAGTTTAAACAATAACTTCGTTGATTATAGCAATATTGTTAACATAAAAGAGATTGCTATTAAGGGAAATGGGCAATTCTCTGGTGAAGTGAAGGTAGGTGATAATAATTATGATTTTTCAGGAAAAGTTGATATTACAAAAAAGAATGTACACATTAATGTCGAATCAAATTTTATAAAGTTGCTATTCACAGGCAACAGAGATCAAGAAGGGCTCCAGGGCAAGCTAACACTGACAATTAATAACAGTTCTGATTTTGTAAGTGATCTAGCAAAGATTATCAATCTTAGCTTTCTTGCTTACGCTATCCCTAGTGAAAATATCGAGATATCATCTAACATCAACCTCAATGAAGATGAGTTTGCGGCAACTGATTTGAGAATTGATTCCAAAAGTATGCAAGCTAGCGGTACAATACGAAATGATAGAAAAAATAATCACACTAACGTCAATATTAGCTTCAGTAAAATTGATTTGGATTCTATACAAAATGACTCACGAAAAACAACGGAGATAAAGGATCTCCTAGAATGTTTTAGAGATGTTGTGCCAAAAAACTTGAGCCTAGACTTTAATATGGAGGTTTCAAATATCCAATACCAAAACAGAGTATTGGATAAATTTCACGCTATGTTAAAACTCGCTGATGGCGAAGTAAAAGTTGATACGCTACTTCAATTCCCTGGAACCAATAACATATCTCACCTATCGGGAAAAGTCTCGAATAGTGGTACCTTATCTGAATTTAATGGTGGTTTATTGGTAAAAGGGGATGATTTCGAGTCGTTTATTTCATGCTTTTTCCCTTCTATAAAGATGAAAGAAAGCGAAAAAAATCAATTTACAATAAGTTCCAAATTACACTTTGCACCCAGGATATTGTCTATTTCAGATATTAGATTGCTGAATGATAAAGAATTTTTGCAGGGATCAATTAAAGTAAGTCACATAAAAAAACGTAATGTGATTGGTGGCGGATTTAGTGTACATAACCTTAACGCGGACAAATACGATTATTTATTACTCAGTAGCTTATCTAAAATGAAATGGTTGAAAAGTCCGAAGTATGATGTAAATATAGAAACCAGTGTTAGTGATTTTACACTAAATGATACAAAAATTGAAGACTTGGATTTTTCGTTGAAGATAGAAAAGGGTAAGCTAGTTGCAGACAAGATAAAACTATCAGGAGAGGACTTTGATATTACCGGCGACATAAAAATATTAGTGGACAAAAAATATATCAAGCCTTTGTTAGATGTGAACCTTACGGGCAATAAATTTAATAGCAGTATCTTAAAATTACCGAATTTAATAGAGGTGAAAAGAGATTCAAAAAGTAAGATAAACCAGATTCAATGGTCAGCAAAGCAGCTTAATTTTTTAGATGACAAAAAAGACTTTGATGCAAATGTGCAAATTAATGTTGCAGAACTTAAGGATGAGCAGGATATTTTGAAGGACTTTAATTTGAATGCAGTGATGATAAATAACATCATGACTGTTAAAAAAGTGGATTATGCATTAGGGCATGGACAAGTATCTTTTCAGGGTTATTTAAAGCCAAATTCAATGTATATAAAATTTTTCATAGCAAATTTGGATACTAAAAGGGTTGGCAAGGTTATAGGAATTAATAATGTCAATGGTCAGATAAGCTTAAATGGCGCAATTAAAGCTCAAGGAAAGAGCTTTAATGACTGGGCTAATAACTCGTCAGGGGAAGTTAATTTGCAAACACGAGGAATAGAATTTACTAACGTGGATTTTAATTCGTTCATTACTAATTTACTAAGCAGTAAAAATAAATCTGAAGTTTCCACGCTTACT
This genomic stretch from Wolbachia endosymbiont of Cimex lectularius harbors:
- a CDS encoding AsmA-like C-terminal region-containing protein, producing the protein MRFSIYTILSISLVLILLHVAATFKDWNGYKEHIVQKLENTYNAKVRIGGKIKVSLITPKLTIYNVYIQSNNNREQKLSDLISINKIEVRPSLLPLFLLSLQPKSITLFGMKSSKENFVNITNEKASKVDIIIKDSQVSLNNNFVDYSNIVNIKEIAIKGNGQFSGEVKVGDNNYDFSGKVDITKKNVHINVESNFIKLLFTGNRDQEGLQGKLTLTINNSSDFVSDLAKIINLSFLAYAIPSENIEISSNINLNEDEFAATDLRIDSKSMQASGTIRNDRKNNHTNVNISFSKIDLDSIQNDSRKTTEIKDLLECFRDVVPKNLSLDFNMEVSNIQYQNRVLDKFHAMLKLADGEVKVDTLLQFPGTNNISHLSGKVSNSGTLSEFNGGLLVKGDDFESFISCFFPSIKMKESEKNQFTISSKLHFAPRILSISDIRLLNDKEFLQGSIKVSHIKKRNVIGGGFSVHNLNADKYDYLLLSSLSKMKWLKSPKYDVNIETSVSDFTLNDTKIEDLDFSLKIEKGKLVADKIKLSGEDFDITGDIKILVDKKYIKPLLDVNLTGNKFNSSILKLPNLIEVKRDSKSKINQIQWSAKQLNFLDDKKDFDANVQINVAELKDEQDILKDFNLNAVMINNIMTVKKVDYALGHGQVSFQGYLKPNSMYIKFFIANLDTKRVGKVIGINNVNGQISLNGAIKAQGKSFNDWANNSSGEVNLQTRGIEFTNVDFNSFITNLLSSKNKSEVSTLTNVGIYNGSTFFENVSGKASIKNGICSTSLQFGINQASGSTSSNLTLSNFTLVSLSRFFFIPPGRSSPVYIDMHLDGPIWRPKMSFDEDQIFTTLNRN